CGTCCGCACGGCGCACGCGCGACACGCCGCCGCGACGAGGCATCCATCCCGCGTGTCGTCGACCGATCGTGCGGACGACTCCGCGGCGCGGCCGGCGGGCTCAGCCGACGGGGGCGACGTCGACGTTGACCTGCAGCGTCGACTTCTTGGACTTGGTGAAGATGATGCCCCGCACCGGCGAGACATCGCCGTAGTCGCGTCCCCACGCGACGGTGACGTAGCGCTCGTTCGCCCACTGGTTGTTGGTCGGATCGATCGCGAGCCAGTCCGACGAGCCCGGCATCCACACGGCCAGCCACGCGTGCGAGGCGTCGGCTCCGACGACCCGCTCCTTTCCCGGCGGCGGCTGCGTCGCGAGGTAGCCGCTCACGTAGCGGGCGGCGATCCCGTGACTGCGCAGGCACGCGAGGGCGAGGTGCGCGAAGTCCTGGCAGACTCCGGCGCGCTTGCGCAGCACCTCGGCGACGGTCGAGGTGACGGTCGTCGCCGTGCTGTCGTAGTCGAAGTCCGCGTGGATGCGGGTCATGAGGTCGGTGGCCGCTTCGCCGATGGGACGTCCGCGGGTGAGGGATGCCGCTGCATACTCCGCGGCGCCCTCGGCGTGGATCGCTCGCGGCGACTCGAGTGCGAACTCGACGGCGGCCCAGGCATCCGGATCATCCGTGTTCAAGAGGGGTCGGGCCCGCTCCCACGGCACCGACAGGGCGTCCTCGTCGTAGAGCGGCTGGACGATCGAGACCTCGCTCGTCGCCTCGATGACGAGCTCGCGGTGCGGATCCGTCACCTGGAAGTACGTCACAGCGTTGCCGTACGAGTCGGTGTCGCGGTGCAGGTCGATCGGCAGCGGCTCGACGGCGACCGTGTGGGTCGCGACGTCCTGCCACGGCAGCGAACGCGGCGAGAGGTGGTAGATCCCGCGGCTGTCCCGGACGGGCGAGCTGTACGTGTAGGCGGTGCGGTGCGAGACGACGTATTTCATGACTTCTTCGCCTGAACCTCGATGAGCGACATGGTCGACAGGGTCTGGGGCTCCGGTCCGCTCGCGAAGTGCACGTCGCCGATCGAGTCCGCGAGCTGCATGAGCTGCGAGCGGGTCGTGTCGAAGTACCGCTGCAGGCGAGGGCGGCGCAGACCCGAAGGCGCCGCGAGAGCCTGGAGATCCAGGTTCTCGAGGGCGGTCTCGAGGTGCTCGAGCAGACGCTCGGGGCGCGTCGAGCCCGTCGACGCGGGCATCGCCGCCAGATGCATCCGCAGCTCGCGGAAGGCGAAGGCGAGCGACCGGGGGTTGTCGCGGTCGAGGAGGAGGAGTTCGAGCACGCCGCTCGTGCGGACGTTGCCGCGGTAGCGGCGACGGAACGTGACCGAGCTCTCGGCCGCCGTCAGCACCGCCTCGAGCACCTCGCGGTCGGCCTGCGGACCGTGCCGATCGGTCGTCGTCGCGGCGAGGAGCGTGCACAGCTGCAGGCCCCGCTCGAGGTAGCGGCCGGCCTCGATCATGCGCCACCCGGGATCGCGGATCATCGACGCCGTCACGCCGTGGAGCGACAGCACGGCGGTCAGCAGGCGACCGGCCGACTCCGTGATGCGGTGCGAGCGCTCCGAGGTGCGCAGCGCCTTCTTGGCGCGATCCGTGTGGGCGAAGACGCGCCACGTGTCGGCCGAGAGCTGATCGCGCACGCCTTCGAGCGCCTCGCGCAGCCGGTCGAGCGCCTGCGCCGCCGAACCCCGCCGGTCCTCGTCCAGCAGGAGCGAGCGGAACTCCTCCTCGGGGTCGGGCGAGCGCCGGCCGGCGAGCCGCTGCAGCACGCCGAGGAGCGCACGCGCGGGGATGCCGTGCTCCGACTCGACCGGAGCCGTCAGCTCCTCGAGGTGCGCGTCGGCGGTGATGAGCACGCGGAGCAGGTCTTCGGCGCGCTCCGCGTAGCGGCCGGCCCAGAACATGTCCTCGAGCGCGCGGGGCGCCATGGCGGGGATGCTCGGGCGGAAGTCGAGCGGCGCGACATCGACGAGTCCCTGATCCGGGTCGTCGGACGCTCCCTTGACGACCCACACGTCTTTCGTGACGAGGGATGCCGCGGCCGGCGCCATGACCGTCGCCAGACCCCCGACGAGCGGCCGGAAGGCCTGCCGGTACCGGACGGTGAAGGCGCGCATGACGACGGGTTGCGCGTCTGCGCGTCCGGTGCCCGACCAGACGGGTGCCTGCGAGAGCGCCAGGCGCTCCTGTCCGACGAAGCGGTACGGGGCGGCGAGGACGCGTGCGCGCAGCTCGTCGGCCGTCAGAGAGGCGTGGGCGCGGCGGGATTCGTCGATGCTGCGCACCACGAACTTCTCATCGCTCTCGCCCAGGCGGTCGAGCAGCACGTCGAGCCCGTCGGCGTCGCCGCCCCACCACGTCTGCACGGCGGGCAGGCGCAGCTGCTCGCCCAGCAGCGCGTCGCAGATCGCGGGCATGAAGGGGAGGAGCGCGGGGTTCTCGAGGACGCCGGCGCCCAGGCCGTTGACGACCCGCACCCGTCCGCGCCGTACGGCTTCGGTCAGGCCGGCGACACCGAGTCGCGAGTTGCCCCGGAGCTCGAGCGGGTCGCACCAATCGGCGTCGACGCGACGGAGGATGACGTCGACCCGCTCGGTCGGTCCGTTCTTCGGCCATCCCGGAGGCTTGATCCAGATCCAGCCCCCGCGCACCGTGAGGTCGCTCGACTGCACGAGCGGGAAGCCCAGCGTGCTGGCGAGGAACGCCTGGTCGTAGGCCGTCTCGGAGTGCGTGCCCGGCGAGAGCACGACGACCCGCGGTTCGGTGACACCCTCGGGAGCCGCGTTGAGGAGCGCCGACCGCAGCGCCGCGAAGTACGGCTCCATGCGGTGCAGGTCGGTCTCCTGGTACAGGTCGGGCAGGACCTGCGCAAGCACCCGGCGGTTCTCCATCGCATAGCCCAGCCCCGACGGCGCCTGGACGCGGTCGGCGAGCACGTGCCACTCGCCCTCGGCATCGCGGCCCAGGTCGGTCGCCGAGAGGAGGAGCGGCTCGGGGTCGTGGGCGCTCGGCCGCACGAGCGGGCGAAGGTAGCCCGCATGGCCGAAGACGGCGGCCGGCGGCAGGATGCCCTCCCGCAGCACCCGCTGCTCGCCGTAGAGGTCGACCAGGAGCGCGTTGAGCAGCTCGGCGCGCTGGGCGAGGCCGACCTCGAGCCGCCCCCACGCCGCGGACTCCATGATGAGCGGCACGGGGTCGAGCTGCCACGGCTGAGCCGCAGAGCCTCGCGGGACGTAGGTGACGCCCCGGTCGGCCAGGAAGCGCGAGATCTCGGAGCCGACGCGCTTGAGCTCTTCGGGGGTGAGGCCCAGCGCG
This genomic interval from Microbacterium sp. 4R-513 contains the following:
- a CDS encoding circularly permuted type 2 ATP-grasp protein, which gives rise to MTVLRDYATTLAQPTLPLGEPGGVRYDEVVAPDGSLRPAWKGLAQVALGLTPEELKRVGSEISRFLADRGVTYVPRGSAAQPWQLDPVPLIMESAAWGRLEVGLAQRAELLNALLVDLYGEQRVLREGILPPAAVFGHAGYLRPLVRPSAHDPEPLLLSATDLGRDAEGEWHVLADRVQAPSGLGYAMENRRVLAQVLPDLYQETDLHRMEPYFAALRSALLNAAPEGVTEPRVVVLSPGTHSETAYDQAFLASTLGFPLVQSSDLTVRGGWIWIKPPGWPKNGPTERVDVILRRVDADWCDPLELRGNSRLGVAGLTEAVRRGRVRVVNGLGAGVLENPALLPFMPAICDALLGEQLRLPAVQTWWGGDADGLDVLLDRLGESDEKFVVRSIDESRRAHASLTADELRARVLAAPYRFVGQERLALSQAPVWSGTGRADAQPVVMRAFTVRYRQAFRPLVGGLATVMAPAAASLVTKDVWVVKGASDDPDQGLVDVAPLDFRPSIPAMAPRALEDMFWAGRYAERAEDLLRVLITADAHLEELTAPVESEHGIPARALLGVLQRLAGRRSPDPEEEFRSLLLDEDRRGSAAQALDRLREALEGVRDQLSADTWRVFAHTDRAKKALRTSERSHRITESAGRLLTAVLSLHGVTASMIRDPGWRMIEAGRYLERGLQLCTLLAATTTDRHGPQADREVLEAVLTAAESSVTFRRRYRGNVRTSGVLELLLLDRDNPRSLAFAFRELRMHLAAMPASTGSTRPERLLEHLETALENLDLQALAAPSGLRRPRLQRYFDTTRSQLMQLADSIGDVHFASGPEPQTLSTMSLIEVQAKKS
- a CDS encoding transglutaminase family protein — encoded protein: MKYVVSHRTAYTYSSPVRDSRGIYHLSPRSLPWQDVATHTVAVEPLPIDLHRDTDSYGNAVTYFQVTDPHRELVIEATSEVSIVQPLYDEDALSVPWERARPLLNTDDPDAWAAVEFALESPRAIHAEGAAEYAAASLTRGRPIGEAATDLMTRIHADFDYDSTATTVTSTVAEVLRKRAGVCQDFAHLALACLRSHGIAARYVSGYLATQPPPGKERVVGADASHAWLAVWMPGSSDWLAIDPTNNQWANERYVTVAWGRDYGDVSPVRGIIFTKSKKSTLQVNVDVAPVG